The following DNA comes from Enterocloster bolteae.
GTTCGTCCGCCGCCAGGCTGTTGCCATGTACCTTCAGACAGCCCTGGAAAAGAATGAGCTGGAGGTCCGCTACCGTCCCACCTATAACCTGAAGGAAGGCCGCTTTACAAGGGCTGATTCCTATATGAGAATATTCATTCAGGGCATCGGGCTGGTGGGCGCAGCTGAGTTTATGCCCATAGCCGAGGATTCAGGCCAGATCAGGGCCATTGGCTACTACGCCCTGGACCATGCCGGCAGATGCATTAGCGAACTGATGAATACGGGAAGGGAATTTGACTCCATCTGTATCCCTGTTTCCCCAGTGCTTCTTGTACAGGAGGATTTTCTGGAACAGGTCACAAAAGTCCTTGAGACCTACCAGATACCCAAGGGCAAGCTGGCCCTGGAGGTGGATGACAGCGCCCTGTCCAATGTATATCTGAACGTAAACATCACCATGCAGGAGCTCTCCGACATGGGTGTGGAGCTGGTACTCAACAACTTCGGTTCCGGATGCGCTCCTGTCAGCAGTATCCTGGACCTTCCCATCAATACAGTAAAGCTGGAGCGCATGTTTGTATGGCAGCTGGAGACCAATCCAAAATCAGCCTCCATTGCAGGCGGACTGATTCAGATTGCCAGGGAACTGGGTATCCATATCATCGCTGAGGGTGTGGAGACAGAGAATCAGCTGAACGCACTGAACAACTATCAGTGCGAGTATCAGCAGGGCTTCTACTACGCTCCCACCATGGAGCAGGACGTGCTCATAAAGGTCATGGGAACTACGCTGGATGAGTCCAGGGTTACCATTGAGGAAGAGAAGCTTAAAATGAAGATGTAACAATAATCCTTGCAGGAAATAAATGCAGGAAAACGCAGGTTCCGTTTTAACGGTTCCTGCGTTTTGCATTGTTATTGTTATCATTATCAGATATTGTATTACGGCTTCCACTGGGCATAAATGGATTCATTGATTCCTGAATGTATGGTCAGCTCACTGTGTCCATCCTTCACCAGCTTAACCCTCCTGTTATTTTTCTACCTCTCCATCGGATAAACCAACCCCCACTGTCTGCGAAGCTCATCCATCCACCCCATCATGCGCAGGGTTTCCTCATGAGGCATTTCCGGGCACTCCAAAGCTCCCTCTTTGATCGCCCGCAGGCACGCCTCCACCTCGTACTCATACCCGCTGATCTGCTTAGGTGTATCGTAGGAGGCAATCATGTTCCTGGAGCGGTCATAGACCCGGATTCCCTCACAGTTGTTGATGTTCTCCACCTCAATAAATCCATTGTCACCGTAGATGATGCCCCGGCGGTCGCTGAGTCCCATTGCGCTGCTGCACAATGCCGCCATCTTTCCATCCTTATAGGTAATGGTGATGCTGTTCTGAGCATCCACTCCGGTCTCTGTCAT
Coding sequences within:
- a CDS encoding bifunctional diguanylate cyclase/phosphodiesterase; the protein is MGLFQHKKEKGTAELPPTPPVLTPTEPDAASEGRAACMNRLESVLGAPSSKGVVLKLYLENFKSLNKTFGYDYCEELLSQIKSYLKEVAEGNIYRYIGVEFIIILEQLSEGKACDLADEILERFGNVWKIRGVDCLCSAQIGLCSYPGHATSTDELLKRLDLAVSAASDCGPNQMAVYDSNMHTQFVRRQAVAMYLQTALEKNELEVRYRPTYNLKEGRFTRADSYMRIFIQGIGLVGAAEFMPIAEDSGQIRAIGYYALDHAGRCISELMNTGREFDSICIPVSPVLLVQEDFLEQVTKVLETYQIPKGKLALEVDDSALSNVYLNVNITMQELSDMGVELVLNNFGSGCAPVSSILDLPINTVKLERMFVWQLETNPKSASIAGGLIQIARELGIHIIAEGVETENQLNALNNYQCEYQQGFYYAPTMEQDVLIKVMGTTLDESRVTIEEEKLKMKM